The Prochlorococcus sp. MIT 1300 genome has a window encoding:
- the ppk1 gene encoding polyphosphate kinase 1, which translates to MTQGQNKRHLYINRELSWISFNERVLAKALDPSTPLLEQAKFSAIFSNNLDEFFMVRVASLKSQVEAGITKKSEDGQTPQEQLTKIRTHIEPLLAKQQAHYKKSLRKKLSEQEIHLLNYEDLNKRQKTWVDNYFQTAIFPVLTPLAVDHAHPFPFISNLSLNVAALISDPSTNQKQFARVKVPKKTISRLITIPTELSEQNPYPRHTSIPLEQLVAFNLKHLFPGMKIEEHYFFRVTRDADLELRDLEADDLMSALEEGLRKRRIGGEIVRLEVSQEMPATVIEMLLNGMGVEKEDLYRIEGLLGLDELFELMKIENAELKDQPHNGLTPKSLRHSQQGCLEDGSLKQEKFKDIFTVIRSKDLLLHHPYDLFATSVEEFINQSAEDPLVMGIKMTLYRISKDSPIISALIRAAENGKQVMALVELKARFDEDNNIQWAKHLEQSGVHVVYGVLGLKTHTKIALVVRKEKSRLRSYVHIGTGNYNSKTSKLYTDLGLLSANPEIGQDLVELFNYLTGFSKQQTFRKLLVAPVTLRTGMEDLIRREIHHAQIGRVAQIRAKMNSLVDPAIVQLLYEASQAGVKIELIVRGMCCLMPGKPGLSENITVISIIGRFLEHSRIFWFANDGKPEAYIGSADWMRRNLDRRVEAITPIESPALRKQLEVLLEIYLQDNIEAWEMQSDGGFIKRQPKGHQNCAQSRLIDEWHKALQMAES; encoded by the coding sequence ATGACTCAGGGACAAAACAAACGCCATCTCTATATCAACCGGGAATTGAGTTGGATATCTTTTAACGAAAGAGTACTGGCCAAAGCGCTAGATCCATCAACTCCTCTTCTAGAGCAAGCAAAATTCAGCGCAATATTTAGCAATAACTTAGACGAATTTTTTATGGTTCGCGTTGCCTCTCTTAAATCACAGGTGGAAGCGGGTATCACGAAAAAAAGTGAAGACGGACAAACACCACAAGAACAACTAACAAAGATTCGAACACATATCGAACCTCTACTAGCAAAGCAACAAGCTCACTACAAAAAGTCTCTACGAAAAAAACTTAGCGAACAAGAGATTCATCTGCTCAACTATGAAGATCTAAACAAAAGACAAAAAACTTGGGTAGATAACTACTTTCAAACAGCAATTTTCCCCGTACTGACTCCTCTAGCAGTAGACCATGCTCATCCATTCCCATTTATTAGCAACCTGAGCTTAAACGTGGCAGCTTTAATAAGTGACCCATCAACCAATCAAAAGCAATTTGCCCGAGTCAAGGTCCCTAAAAAGACCATATCGAGATTAATCACTATTCCAACTGAGCTCAGCGAGCAAAATCCTTATCCAAGGCATACATCAATTCCCTTAGAGCAATTGGTGGCTTTTAACTTAAAGCATTTATTCCCAGGGATGAAGATCGAAGAGCATTATTTTTTTCGTGTGACTAGAGACGCCGACCTCGAGCTTAGAGATCTTGAAGCAGATGATTTAATGAGTGCACTTGAAGAGGGACTACGTAAACGTCGAATAGGTGGAGAGATAGTTCGCCTTGAAGTCTCCCAAGAAATGCCTGCAACCGTCATAGAGATGCTACTAAACGGCATGGGAGTCGAGAAAGAAGATTTATATCGTATTGAAGGTCTCCTCGGTTTAGATGAATTATTTGAACTCATGAAAATTGAAAATGCCGAACTAAAAGATCAACCTCACAATGGCCTCACCCCTAAATCTTTGCGACATAGCCAACAGGGTTGTCTAGAAGACGGTTCCTTAAAACAAGAAAAATTCAAAGACATTTTTACCGTGATTCGCAGTAAAGACCTACTGCTTCATCATCCCTATGACTTATTCGCAACTTCAGTAGAAGAGTTCATTAATCAATCCGCGGAAGACCCACTAGTAATGGGTATCAAGATGACTCTCTACCGCATCTCAAAAGATTCTCCAATAATCTCAGCACTAATACGTGCCGCCGAAAATGGAAAACAAGTTATGGCTTTAGTAGAGCTGAAAGCTCGTTTTGATGAAGACAATAATATTCAATGGGCCAAGCATCTTGAGCAATCCGGTGTCCACGTTGTCTATGGTGTTTTAGGGCTCAAGACACACACCAAAATCGCTTTAGTAGTACGCAAAGAAAAATCTAGACTACGCAGTTACGTACATATTGGAACAGGAAACTACAACTCAAAAACGTCAAAGTTATACACAGACCTAGGCCTCTTGTCTGCCAACCCTGAAATTGGTCAAGATTTAGTCGAGTTATTTAATTACCTCACTGGTTTTTCAAAACAGCAAACATTTCGAAAATTACTAGTGGCACCCGTAACTTTAAGGACAGGCATGGAAGATCTGATCCGTCGAGAGATTCATCATGCACAGATAGGCCGAGTTGCACAAATTCGCGCCAAAATGAACTCACTAGTAGACCCTGCAATTGTCCAACTTCTCTATGAAGCATCACAAGCTGGAGTCAAAATTGAATTAATCGTACGAGGAATGTGCTGCCTAATGCCAGGCAAACCAGGTCTCAGTGAAAATATAACTGTTATCAGTATTATTGGCCGATTTCTTGAACACTCACGTATTTTCTGGTTTGCGAATGATGGTAAGCCTGAAGCCTACATAGGTAGTGCTGATTGGATGCGACGCAATTTGGATAGACGTGTAGAAGCAATTACACCAATAGAAAGCCCAGCATTAAGAAAACAACTCGAGGTACTGCTTGAAATATATCTTCAAGACAACATAGAAGCATGGGAAATGCAAAGCGATGGTGGCTTTATAAAACGACAACCTAAAGGCCACCAAAATTGTGCACAAAGTCGATTAATCGATGAATGGCACAAAGCGCTGCAGATGGCAGAATCATAA
- a CDS encoding RpoD/SigA family RNA polymerase sigma factor, with product MGIPLESTQDNCSVKKAEVSLPSPPATSKGCSDKTTRSGQPARNNQRQGGRLGTDAIGFYLSSIGRIPLLTAAEEIELAHHVQAMKELLEIPKDEQTPRQRHKIKMGKRARDRMMAANLRLVVSVAKKYQNQGLELLDLVQEGAIGLERAVDKFDPAMGYKFSTYAYWWIRQGMTRAIDNSARTIRLPIHISEKLSKMRRISRELSHRFGRQPNRLELAHAMGVDPEDIEDLVTQSAPCASLDAHARGEEDRSTLGELIPDPNGTEPMEGMDRSIQKEHLGSWLSQLNEREQKILRLRFGLDGEEPLTLAEIGRQINVSRERVRQLEAKAILKLRVMTNHQQAA from the coding sequence ATGGGGATCCCTCTGGAATCTACGCAGGACAATTGTTCTGTAAAAAAAGCGGAGGTGTCATTGCCATCTCCGCCTGCTACATCTAAAGGATGTAGTGACAAAACCACACGAAGTGGACAGCCGGCACGCAACAATCAACGACAAGGTGGCCGTCTAGGGACAGACGCAATTGGTTTCTATCTCAGCAGCATTGGACGCATTCCACTCCTAACAGCTGCAGAAGAAATAGAACTAGCTCACCACGTCCAAGCAATGAAGGAATTGCTTGAAATACCTAAGGATGAACAAACGCCTCGTCAACGTCACAAAATCAAAATGGGCAAAAGAGCCCGAGACAGGATGATGGCCGCGAACCTACGGTTAGTAGTTAGTGTAGCCAAAAAATACCAAAACCAAGGCCTAGAACTACTTGATCTTGTACAAGAAGGAGCTATTGGGCTGGAGCGTGCTGTAGACAAATTCGATCCCGCTATGGGCTACAAATTTTCTACATACGCCTACTGGTGGATTAGGCAAGGAATGACACGTGCTATCGACAACAGTGCACGGACAATTCGTCTCCCTATTCATATAAGCGAAAAACTCTCAAAAATGCGTCGTATTTCCAGAGAGCTTTCCCACAGATTTGGCCGTCAACCAAATCGTCTAGAATTAGCTCATGCTATGGGCGTAGACCCAGAAGATATAGAAGATTTAGTAACCCAAAGTGCTCCATGTGCTTCTCTTGATGCACATGCTCGCGGCGAAGAAGATCGAAGCACACTAGGTGAGCTAATACCAGATCCAAATGGTACAGAGCCAATGGAAGGGATGGATAGAAGCATCCAAAAAGAACACTTAGGAAGTTGGCTTTCTCAACTCAATGAACGTGAACAAAAAATCTTAAGACTACGTTTTGGTCTCGACGGAGAAGAGCCATTGACACTTGCAGAAATTGGTAGACAAATTAATGTCTCCCGAGAGAGAGTACGCCAACTAGAAGCCAAGGCGATTCTCAAACTCCGTGTAATGACCAATCATCAACAGGCTGCCTAG